A DNA window from Mycolicibacter terrae contains the following coding sequences:
- the fadD5 gene encoding fatty-acid--CoA ligase FadD5 — translation MTHPTTDPAEQPYRARRQNWVNQLDRHALMQPDATALRFLGQTTTWAQLRTRVGALADALSRRGVGFGDRVMILTLNRTEFVEAVLAANMLGAIAVPVNFRLTPPELAFLVADCEARVLITETALAPVAVALRELTSLLETVVVAGEGSESSAGLIAYEDLINETGEPHRPVDIPNDSPALVMYTSGTTGRPKGAVLTHTNLTGQAMTALYTAGTSAGDVAFIGVPFFHIAGVGNLLPGMWLGIPTVINALGAFDAGQLLDVLAAEKVTGIFLVPAQWQAVCAQQQANPRDIRLRTMSWGAAPASDALLRQMAETFPGTKILAAFGQTEMSPVTCMLLGEDAVRKLGSVGTVIPTVAARVVDDNMNDVAVGEVGEIVYRAPTLMSGYWNNPEATAEAFAGGWFHSGDLVRMDDEGYVWVVDRKKDMIISGGENVYCAEVENVLAGHPDIAEVAVIGRPHERWGEVPIAVAAVTRADLALADLDAYLTERLARYKHPKGLEIVDALPRNPAGKVLKTELRIRYASDPGSESVSAARDTA, via the coding sequence TTGACCCACCCAACAACTGATCCCGCCGAGCAGCCCTACCGCGCCCGACGCCAGAACTGGGTCAACCAACTGGACCGGCACGCCCTGATGCAACCGGATGCCACGGCGCTGCGGTTCCTGGGACAGACCACGACCTGGGCGCAGCTGCGGACGAGGGTCGGCGCACTGGCCGACGCGCTGAGTCGCCGCGGAGTCGGTTTCGGCGACCGGGTCATGATCCTGACGCTCAACCGGACCGAGTTCGTCGAGGCGGTGCTGGCCGCGAACATGCTGGGCGCGATCGCCGTCCCGGTGAACTTCCGGCTCACCCCGCCGGAGCTGGCCTTCCTGGTCGCCGACTGCGAGGCGCGGGTGCTGATCACCGAGACGGCGCTGGCGCCGGTGGCCGTCGCCCTGCGGGAGCTGACTTCCCTGCTGGAAACCGTGGTGGTGGCGGGCGAGGGCAGCGAAAGCAGCGCGGGCCTGATCGCCTACGAGGACCTGATCAACGAGACCGGCGAACCGCATCGGCCGGTGGATATCCCGAACGATTCGCCGGCCCTGGTCATGTACACCTCGGGAACCACCGGCCGGCCCAAGGGCGCGGTGCTCACCCACACCAACCTCACCGGCCAGGCCATGACGGCGCTCTACACCGCCGGCACCAGCGCCGGCGACGTCGCTTTCATCGGGGTGCCGTTCTTCCACATCGCCGGCGTCGGGAACCTGCTGCCGGGCATGTGGCTGGGTATCCCGACGGTGATCAATGCGCTCGGTGCGTTCGACGCCGGCCAACTGCTCGACGTGCTGGCCGCCGAGAAGGTCACCGGCATCTTTCTGGTGCCGGCGCAGTGGCAGGCGGTCTGCGCCCAACAACAGGCCAACCCGCGCGACATCCGGCTGCGGACCATGTCCTGGGGCGCGGCGCCGGCCTCGGATGCGCTGCTGCGGCAGATGGCGGAGACCTTTCCGGGCACCAAGATCCTGGCGGCATTCGGCCAGACCGAGATGTCGCCGGTCACCTGCATGCTGCTCGGCGAGGACGCCGTCCGAAAGCTGGGATCGGTCGGCACCGTCATCCCGACCGTCGCCGCGCGGGTGGTGGACGACAACATGAACGACGTCGCCGTCGGCGAGGTCGGTGAGATCGTCTACCGGGCGCCCACCCTGATGAGCGGCTACTGGAACAACCCGGAGGCCACCGCCGAGGCCTTCGCCGGGGGCTGGTTCCATTCCGGGGATCTGGTCCGGATGGACGACGAGGGCTACGTCTGGGTGGTCGACCGCAAGAAGGACATGATCATCTCCGGCGGAGAGAACGTGTACTGCGCCGAGGTGGAGAACGTCTTGGCCGGCCACCCCGACATCGCCGAGGTCGCCGTGATCGGCCGCCCGCACGAGCGGTGGGGCGAGGTCCCGATCGCAGTCGCCGCGGTCACCCGGGCAGATCTGGCCCTGGCCGATCTGGACGCCTACCTGACCGAGCGACTGGCGCGTTATAAGCACCCCAAAGGCTTGGAGATCGTCGACGCCCTGCCGCGAAACCCGGCCGGCAAGGTGCTCAAGACCGAGCTGCGGATCCGCTACGCGAGCGACCCCGGATCCGAGTCGGTCAGCGCCGCAAGAGATACCGCCTGA
- a CDS encoding SRPBCC family protein: MPLVSKTVEVAADAATIMGIVADFEAYPQWNQEVKGIWVLARYADGRPSQLRLDASYSGFDGTFIQAVYYPSPTQIQTVLQQGDLFTKQEQLFSVVEMGPTSLLTVDMDIETEMAVPKPMVKKAVGNALDYLADNLKRRAEELAAG, translated from the coding sequence GTGCCGCTCGTGAGCAAGACCGTCGAAGTCGCCGCCGACGCCGCCACCATCATGGGAATCGTCGCCGATTTCGAGGCGTACCCGCAGTGGAACCAAGAGGTCAAAGGAATCTGGGTGCTGGCGCGTTACGCCGACGGCCGGCCCAGTCAGCTGCGGCTGGACGCGTCGTACTCCGGCTTCGACGGCACCTTCATCCAGGCCGTGTACTACCCCAGCCCCACCCAGATCCAGACCGTCCTCCAGCAAGGCGACCTGTTCACCAAGCAGGAGCAATTGTTCTCGGTGGTCGAGATGGGACCCACCTCGCTGCTCACCGTCGACATGGACATCGAGACCGAGATGGCGGTGCCCAAGCCGATGGTCAAGAAGGCCGTCGGCAACGCCCTGGACTATCTGGCCGACAATCTCAAACGGCGCGCCGAAGAACTGGCGGCGGGTTAG
- a CDS encoding acyl-CoA thioesterase — MSSAAAVPPAPEGLTSRDFPVHWPVLTRWADNDMFGHLNNAVYYQLFDTAINGWIAANVHEADPVAMPELGVVAESGCRFLGELAFPDRLAVGLAVTRLGRSSVTYRLAVFRAPDAEAVDDAAGAALAALGHWVHVYVDRSTRRPVPIPDGIRALLATAQV, encoded by the coding sequence ATGAGTTCCGCCGCAGCGGTTCCGCCCGCCCCGGAAGGGTTGACCAGCCGCGACTTCCCGGTGCACTGGCCGGTGCTGACCCGCTGGGCCGACAATGACATGTTCGGCCACCTCAACAACGCGGTGTACTACCAACTGTTCGACACCGCGATCAACGGATGGATCGCCGCCAACGTTCACGAGGCAGACCCGGTGGCGATGCCGGAGCTGGGGGTGGTGGCCGAGTCGGGCTGCCGTTTCCTGGGCGAACTGGCTTTCCCGGACCGGCTCGCGGTCGGCCTGGCGGTCACCCGCTTGGGGCGCAGCAGCGTCACCTACCGGCTCGCGGTGTTCCGGGCCCCGGATGCCGAAGCCGTCGACGACGCGGCCGGGGCTGCGCTGGCCGCGCTCGGACACTGGGTGCACGTCTACGTCGATCGCAGCACCCGGCGGCCGGTGCCGATCCCCGACGGCATCCGGGCACTGCTGGCCACCGCCCAGGTTTAG
- a CDS encoding alcohol dehydrogenase catalytic domain-containing protein, which yields MVAIRGAVLERIGAPRPYARSRPITVTELDLAPPGPGELLVRVEAAGVCHSDLSVVNGNRVRPVPMLLGHESAGIVEAIGAGVDTVVPGQRVVLTFLPRCGQCAACATGGLTPCEPGSAANGAGTLLGGGIRLRRAGEPVFHHLGVSGFATHAVVSATSAVPVPEDVPPPVAALLGCAVLTGGGAVLNVARPAPGQTVAVVGLGGVGMAAVLTVLAHDGVDVIAIDQLPEKLAAASGLGVQRTYTPQQAVDAGVRAPMVIEAVGHPAALQTAIDLTAPGGRTITVGLPPPDARISLSPLGFVAEGRSLIGSYLGSAVPARDIPRFIALWRAGRLPVQQLVSADITLDGINEAMDRLADGAAVRQVITFDQP from the coding sequence ATGGTTGCCATCCGCGGCGCGGTGCTGGAGCGGATCGGGGCGCCACGACCCTATGCGCGGTCCCGGCCGATCACGGTGACGGAGCTGGACTTGGCGCCTCCGGGACCGGGGGAACTGCTGGTCCGGGTGGAAGCCGCCGGGGTCTGCCACTCCGATCTGTCGGTGGTCAACGGCAACCGGGTGCGGCCGGTGCCGATGCTGCTCGGCCACGAATCGGCCGGCATCGTCGAGGCGATCGGTGCGGGCGTCGACACGGTGGTGCCCGGGCAGCGGGTGGTGCTGACCTTCCTGCCCCGGTGCGGGCAGTGCGCGGCGTGCGCCACCGGGGGCCTGACCCCCTGCGAACCGGGCAGCGCGGCCAATGGCGCCGGCACCCTGCTCGGCGGCGGGATCCGGTTACGCCGGGCCGGCGAGCCGGTCTTCCACCACCTCGGTGTCTCCGGTTTCGCCACCCACGCGGTGGTCAGCGCGACCAGCGCCGTGCCGGTGCCCGAGGACGTACCCCCGCCGGTGGCGGCGCTGCTGGGATGCGCGGTGCTGACCGGTGGCGGCGCGGTGCTGAACGTGGCCCGCCCGGCCCCCGGGCAGACGGTGGCTGTGGTCGGGCTCGGCGGGGTGGGCATGGCGGCGGTGCTGACCGTGCTGGCGCACGACGGCGTCGATGTGATCGCGATCGACCAGCTCCCCGAGAAGCTCGCCGCGGCCAGCGGCCTGGGGGTGCAACGCACCTACACGCCGCAGCAGGCCGTCGACGCCGGTGTGCGCGCTCCGATGGTGATCGAGGCGGTCGGCCATCCGGCCGCGCTGCAGACCGCGATCGATCTGACCGCCCCCGGGGGCCGCACCATCACCGTCGGCCTGCCGCCGCCCGACGCCCGGATCAGTCTGTCTCCGCTGGGCTTCGTCGCCGAGGGACGCTCGCTGATCGGCAGCTATCTCGGGTCGGCGGTGCCCGCGCGGGACATCCCGCGATTCATCGCGCTGTGGCGCGCCGGGCGGTTGCCGGTGCAACAGCTGGTGTCGGCCGACATCACTCTCGACGGCATCAATGAGGCGATGGACCGGTTGGCCGACGGCGCCGCGGTGCGCCAGGTCATCACGTTCGATCAGCCGTGA
- a CDS encoding flavin-containing monooxygenase: MPADPMRVGIIGAGPGGLALGILLRRAGFTDFTIFDREDGVGGTWRINTYPGLACDVKSHLYSYSFDLNPHWSRQWSKQPEILAYFQRCAADHGLEPHLMLGTEIRSAGWEHDRRQWCLTTADGNEHRYDVVVSAVGLFTQPVLPDLAEEQPFTGTVMHSARWDHSVRLDGARIAVLGTGSTAAQLVPELARVAEKVYSVQRSPTWILPKPDRGYTPREHWVFTRIPLAKRLYRMRLWLRSEANISVIENGSDKTRQFTATARELLDRSITDPRLRAALTPDHPLGCKRLVFSSDYLTALERPNVEVVTSPAKALRSRSLITEDGTECEVDVVVCATGYAAADYLGQIEVTGEGATTLRQAWRDGPHAYLGMAMPGFPNFFMLYGPNTNVGSNSVIFVLEAQARYIVRVLKHLRRRRKTYVAVRPAALAAFIAKIDRWMHGTVWTTRCSNYFRAANGRVVTQWPRGAGAFWAMTRRFRAADFVFEPVTADRT, encoded by the coding sequence ATGCCTGCAGATCCGATGAGGGTCGGCATCATCGGTGCCGGGCCGGGTGGCCTTGCGCTGGGAATCCTGCTGCGGCGCGCGGGCTTCACCGATTTCACCATCTTCGACCGCGAGGACGGCGTCGGCGGCACCTGGCGGATCAACACCTATCCGGGTCTGGCGTGCGACGTCAAATCGCACCTGTACTCCTACTCTTTCGATCTGAACCCGCACTGGTCGCGGCAGTGGTCGAAGCAACCCGAGATCCTGGCGTACTTCCAACGCTGCGCCGCCGATCACGGTCTGGAACCGCACCTGATGCTGGGCACCGAGATCCGCTCCGCGGGGTGGGAACACGACCGACGGCAGTGGTGTCTGACCACCGCCGACGGCAACGAGCACCGGTACGACGTCGTGGTCTCGGCGGTCGGTCTGTTCACCCAGCCGGTGCTGCCCGACCTCGCCGAAGAGCAGCCGTTCACCGGCACCGTCATGCACTCGGCGCGCTGGGATCACTCGGTGCGGCTCGACGGCGCCCGAATCGCCGTGCTCGGAACCGGTTCCACCGCCGCGCAGCTGGTGCCGGAGCTGGCCCGGGTCGCCGAGAAGGTCTATTCGGTGCAGCGGTCGCCGACCTGGATCCTGCCCAAACCGGATCGCGGCTACACCCCGCGGGAGCACTGGGTGTTCACCCGCATCCCGCTGGCCAAGCGGCTGTACCGGATGCGGCTGTGGCTGCGCAGCGAGGCGAACATCTCGGTGATCGAGAACGGCAGCGACAAGACCCGTCAATTCACCGCGACCGCTCGAGAACTGCTGGACCGGAGCATCACCGACCCCCGGCTACGCGCCGCGCTGACCCCCGATCACCCGCTGGGCTGCAAACGCCTGGTGTTCTCCTCGGACTACCTGACCGCGCTCGAGCGACCCAATGTCGAGGTGGTGACCAGCCCGGCCAAGGCCCTGCGGTCGCGATCCCTGATCACCGAGGACGGCACCGAGTGCGAGGTCGACGTGGTGGTCTGCGCCACCGGGTATGCCGCTGCGGACTACCTCGGCCAGATCGAGGTGACCGGCGAGGGCGCCACCACCCTGCGGCAGGCCTGGCGCGACGGGCCGCACGCCTACCTGGGCATGGCGATGCCCGGATTCCCCAACTTCTTCATGCTCTACGGACCCAACACCAACGTCGGCTCCAACAGCGTCATCTTCGTGCTGGAAGCCCAAGCGCGCTATATCGTCCGGGTGCTCAAACATTTGCGGCGCCGACGCAAAACCTATGTCGCGGTGCGGCCCGCCGCGCTGGCCGCCTTCATCGCCAAGATCGACCGCTGGATGCACGGCACGGTATGGACCACCCGGTGCAGCAACTATTTCCGCGCCGCCAACGGCCGGGTGGTCACCCAGTGGCCCCGCGGCGCCGGCGCCTTCTGGGCGATGACCCGCCGGTTCCGGGCCGCCGACTTCGTCTTCGAACCGGTCACGGCTGATCGAACGTGA
- a CDS encoding SDR family NAD(P)-dependent oxidoreductase, which translates to MSRARVALVTGAARGQGWAIVERLRADGFAVAACDINETELAAAVSARADAAVIGVALDVTSPAQWDAAVAATVQRFGALTALINNAGALHRAAIADETPEAFENAWRVNCLGPFLGVQAALPQLRAAEGAAIVNTCSTGAIRPFPQHSAYGSSKWALRGLTQTVAAELATAGIRVNAVFPGPIATPMLDDTTQQRLAAVAATGRLGRPGEVADAVAFLVSDAASFITGAELVVDGGQCLQIR; encoded by the coding sequence ATGAGCCGGGCACGGGTCGCCCTGGTCACCGGCGCCGCCCGCGGCCAGGGGTGGGCGATCGTCGAACGGCTGCGCGCCGACGGGTTCGCCGTCGCCGCCTGCGACATCAACGAAACGGAACTGGCTGCTGCCGTCTCGGCCCGGGCCGACGCCGCGGTGATCGGGGTCGCGCTCGACGTGACCTCCCCGGCGCAGTGGGACGCCGCGGTGGCAGCGACCGTGCAACGCTTCGGGGCGCTGACCGCGCTGATCAACAACGCCGGCGCCCTGCACCGGGCGGCGATCGCCGACGAAACCCCGGAGGCTTTCGAAAACGCCTGGCGGGTCAACTGTCTCGGCCCCTTCCTGGGCGTCCAGGCGGCGCTCCCGCAACTGCGCGCCGCCGAGGGCGCCGCCATCGTGAACACCTGCAGCACCGGGGCGATCCGGCCCTTTCCGCAGCACAGCGCCTACGGATCGTCGAAGTGGGCGTTGCGCGGGCTGACCCAGACCGTCGCCGCCGAACTGGCAACGGCCGGGATCCGGGTCAACGCGGTCTTTCCCGGGCCGATCGCCACCCCGATGCTCGACGACACCACCCAGCAGCGCCTTGCCGCGGTGGCCGCGACCGGGCGGCTCGGCCGGCCGGGCGAGGTGGCCGACGCGGTGGCGTTCCTGGTGTCTGACGCGGCGTCGTTCATCACCGGCGCCGAACTCGTCGTGGACGGCGGCCAATGCCTGCAGATCCGATGA
- a CDS encoding HpcH/HpaI aldolase family protein — translation MTSALRAALTERAPLWGGWITGPTVLGPEEFARAGYDYVGFDAQHSYLDDAAIAGMLRHVEHLPIATAVRLPNADPAPIGRVFDAGADAVIIAMIETAEQAAAAVSAARYPPSGVRSFGPLRPALGRDLSALESRADVFAMIETAGALAEVKQICAVPGLAGVYVGPADLAVSMGVDVAQATTHPDLREAMSRIRQAASAAGVIAAIHGGSGAAGRTLAGLGYQMITLAAESQALRCGALEHLDEARGSH, via the coding sequence ATGACCTCGGCGTTGCGTGCCGCGCTGACCGAGCGGGCACCGCTGTGGGGCGGCTGGATCACCGGGCCGACGGTGCTGGGGCCGGAGGAATTCGCCCGGGCCGGCTACGACTACGTGGGCTTCGACGCCCAACACAGCTACCTCGACGACGCCGCGATCGCGGGGATGCTGCGCCATGTCGAACATCTGCCGATCGCCACCGCGGTGCGGCTGCCGAATGCGGACCCGGCGCCGATCGGCCGGGTGTTCGATGCCGGTGCCGACGCGGTGATCATCGCGATGATCGAGACCGCCGAGCAGGCGGCGGCCGCGGTCTCCGCCGCGCGCTACCCGCCGTCGGGTGTCCGCAGCTTCGGCCCGCTGCGGCCCGCGCTGGGCCGTGACCTGAGCGCCTTGGAGTCGCGGGCGGACGTCTTCGCCATGATCGAAACCGCCGGCGCACTGGCCGAGGTGAAGCAGATCTGCGCGGTACCCGGACTGGCCGGGGTCTACGTCGGGCCCGCCGATCTGGCGGTCTCGATGGGAGTGGACGTCGCCCAGGCCACCACCCACCCCGACCTGCGGGAGGCGATGTCCCGGATCCGGCAGGCGGCGTCCGCGGCGGGCGTGATCGCCGCGATCCACGGTGGATCCGGTGCGGCCGGACGCACGTTGGCCGGGCTGGGCTACCAGATGATCACGCTGGCCGCCGAATCCCAGGCGCTCCGGTGCGGGGCGCTCGAGCATCTCGACGAAGCCAGGGGCAGCCACTGA
- a CDS encoding zinc-binding dehydrogenase encodes MWAHRLIAPYEFERIEVPDLTEHQVGEDQVLLAFLAAGVCGSDLPAFRGAQGRLPGDSGVSAAEKDGFPIHEIVGEVIASRHPRHRPGDRVVGWASGFDGLMARVVADGEGLAGYDPTLTPAQAVGLQPLACVLYAVEQLPDLAGRHVAVLGQGSIGLLFSAVAKAAGARRVTGVDPVDRREVAAAFGVDTVVQSTSDRWVRHLDTADRPEIVIEAVGHQVATLGHAVEAVAPGGTVFYFGVPDDDSYPISMRTMLRNNLTLIAGVTRDRGRMLEAAGKFAAEHPDLLGDYITHVFGCEDAQAAFELATRPVPDRVKIAIVA; translated from the coding sequence ATGTGGGCCCACCGGCTGATCGCGCCATACGAATTCGAGCGGATCGAGGTCCCCGACCTCACCGAGCATCAGGTCGGCGAGGACCAGGTGCTGCTGGCCTTCCTCGCCGCCGGGGTGTGCGGCAGCGACCTGCCCGCGTTCCGCGGGGCCCAGGGCAGGCTGCCCGGTGACAGCGGTGTCAGCGCGGCGGAGAAGGACGGTTTCCCGATCCACGAGATCGTCGGCGAGGTGATCGCCAGCCGGCACCCGCGGCACCGGCCCGGCGACCGTGTCGTCGGCTGGGCGTCCGGCTTCGACGGGCTGATGGCGCGGGTCGTCGCCGACGGTGAGGGGCTCGCCGGCTACGACCCGACGCTGACGCCCGCCCAAGCCGTGGGCCTGCAACCGCTGGCGTGTGTGCTCTACGCCGTCGAACAGCTTCCCGACCTGGCCGGCCGCCATGTGGCGGTGCTCGGGCAGGGCTCGATCGGCCTGCTGTTCAGTGCGGTCGCCAAAGCCGCCGGAGCGCGTCGCGTCACCGGCGTAGACCCCGTCGACCGGCGCGAGGTGGCCGCCGCCTTCGGCGTCGACACGGTGGTGCAGTCCACCAGCGATCGCTGGGTGCGCCACCTGGACACCGCCGACCGGCCGGAGATCGTGATCGAGGCGGTCGGCCACCAGGTCGCCACCTTGGGCCATGCCGTCGAAGCCGTCGCGCCCGGCGGCACCGTGTTCTACTTCGGTGTCCCCGACGACGACAGCTACCCGATCAGCATGCGCACCATGCTGCGCAACAACCTGACGTTGATAGCGGGTGTGACCCGGGACCGCGGGCGGATGCTGGAAGCCGCCGGCAAGTTCGCCGCCGAACATCCCGACCTGCTGGGCGACTACATCACCCATGTCTTCGGTTGCGAGGACGCGCAGGCCGCCTTCGAATTGGCGACCCGCCCGGTGCCGGACCGGGTCAAGATCGCGATCGTCGCATGA
- a CDS encoding cytochrome P450: MADPLPYYRVLRDHHPVYYVPKWDLYALSRFDDIWDALAVGDGTLVASEGTLPAANVLAHHNSGPVPDPPLKPLPFHAVFDKPIYDDIRRLQSPAFRPRSVADWEGRIRALANQRLDELLPQGGFDLTGDYGGIVVAQVVCELLGIPLDCAAEVLAAVNAGSLAQAGSGVDTAAARPNYLEYLIPAVQRRRAGRRCDELPIVDGMLRYRLPDGRALDDVEAATQLLCIFIGGTETVPKIVAHGLWELARRPEQLAAVRADRNGVERAREEMIRYCAPAQWFARTVRRPFTLHDTAIAPGQRIITLLASAARDEREYPDPDEFHWNRPVKRSLAFGRGQHFCIGYHLARLEVTVLVQEWLRRVGDYRIVDDGATRLPSSFQWGWNTIPVEV, encoded by the coding sequence ATGGCCGACCCGCTGCCGTACTACCGCGTACTGCGCGATCACCATCCGGTGTACTACGTGCCGAAATGGGATCTGTATGCGCTGTCCCGGTTCGACGACATCTGGGACGCGCTCGCGGTCGGTGACGGCACGCTGGTCGCCTCCGAGGGAACGTTGCCCGCGGCCAACGTACTGGCCCACCACAACAGCGGACCGGTTCCGGATCCGCCGTTGAAGCCCCTGCCATTCCACGCCGTCTTCGACAAACCGATCTACGACGACATCCGCCGGCTGCAGTCACCGGCGTTTAGACCCCGGTCGGTGGCCGACTGGGAGGGCCGGATCCGCGCGCTGGCCAATCAGCGGCTGGACGAGCTGCTGCCGCAGGGCGGCTTCGACCTGACCGGTGACTACGGCGGAATCGTGGTGGCCCAGGTGGTCTGCGAGTTGCTGGGTATCCCGCTCGACTGCGCCGCCGAGGTGTTGGCGGCGGTGAACGCCGGCAGCCTCGCGCAGGCCGGCAGCGGCGTCGACACCGCCGCCGCCCGGCCCAACTACCTGGAGTACCTCATCCCGGCCGTGCAACGCCGGCGTGCCGGCCGGCGGTGCGACGAGCTGCCGATCGTCGACGGGATGCTGCGCTACCGCCTCCCGGACGGCCGTGCGCTCGACGACGTCGAAGCGGCCACCCAACTGCTGTGCATCTTCATCGGCGGCACCGAGACGGTGCCCAAGATCGTCGCGCACGGACTGTGGGAGCTGGCGCGCCGTCCCGAGCAACTCGCCGCGGTGCGGGCCGACCGGAACGGGGTGGAACGCGCCCGCGAGGAGATGATCCGCTACTGCGCACCGGCGCAATGGTTCGCCAGGACCGTCCGCAGACCGTTCACGCTGCACGACACCGCCATCGCGCCGGGGCAGCGCATCATCACGCTGCTGGCCTCGGCTGCCCGCGACGAGCGCGAGTACCCCGACCCCGACGAATTCCACTGGAACCGCCCGGTCAAACGCTCACTGGCGTTCGGCCGCGGACAGCACTTCTGCATCGGCTACCACCTGGCCCGGCTGGAAGTCACTGTCCTGGTGCAGGAATGGCTGCGCCGGGTCGGCGACTACCGCATCGTCGACGACGGCGCCACCAGACTGCCGTCGAGTTTCCAGTGGGGCTGGAACACCATCCCGGTGGAGGTCTGA
- a CDS encoding NIPSNAP family protein, with amino-acid sequence MRKHHGHTLLYLHETIDLGRGLSAEFTSAFTDVYQPMMNELGARLYGMWETTRYNGHWPQVTIVWEIDAFADYARIGRAQGPDGSHEPPAAEWSAYLTGIGASGEGRIMYPGPHNKTLSQLCDAGFDATLVIQEIMQTKPGRQDDYIRELERLYVPWSERTGKRWLGSFTTTFRFNEVIHYWALDGDWDCFAQHYPSWKDQPPAEIVTWMSVAPALRDGWEDSILQALPPSPLQGGTA; translated from the coding sequence ATGCGCAAGCACCACGGCCACACGCTGCTGTATCTGCACGAGACCATCGACCTGGGCCGCGGCCTGAGCGCCGAATTCACCAGTGCGTTCACCGACGTCTACCAGCCGATGATGAACGAGCTGGGCGCCCGGCTGTACGGGATGTGGGAGACCACCCGCTACAACGGACACTGGCCGCAGGTCACGATCGTCTGGGAGATCGACGCCTTCGCCGACTACGCCCGCATCGGGCGGGCGCAGGGCCCCGATGGCAGCCACGAGCCTCCCGCCGCCGAGTGGTCGGCGTACCTCACGGGCATCGGCGCCTCCGGCGAGGGCCGCATCATGTACCCCGGCCCCCACAACAAGACCCTGTCGCAGCTCTGCGACGCCGGCTTCGACGCCACCCTGGTGATCCAGGAGATCATGCAGACCAAGCCCGGCCGCCAGGATGACTACATCCGGGAGCTGGAGCGCCTGTACGTGCCGTGGTCAGAACGCACCGGCAAACGCTGGCTCGGTTCGTTCACCACCACGTTCCGCTTCAACGAGGTCATTCACTACTGGGCGCTCGACGGTGACTGGGACTGCTTCGCGCAGCACTACCCGTCCTGGAAGGACCAGCCGCCGGCTGAGATCGTGACCTGGATGAGCGTAGCGCCGGCGCTGCGGGACGGCTGGGAGGACTCCATCCTGCAGGCCCTGCCGCCCTCCCCACTCCAGGGAGGCACTGCGTGA
- a CDS encoding DUF427 domain-containing protein, producing MSLVAGHGPLSTERAGWFSPEISGDLVYVEPHPRRVRAVRADRVVLDTERVLLVHRRGQPLSYAFPAGAVGALPHSEVPEAPGFVQVPWDAVDTWFEEGRRLVHYPPNPYHRVDCRPTRRALRVEVAGEALVDTEVTVIVFETALQPRLYVAPEFVRTDLLQPSTTSTYCNYKGYARYWSAVVGDTVIEDVAWSYPEPLPESLPIAGFFSFDMTRAGGFAALPAPVDHAAL from the coding sequence ATGAGTCTGGTCGCCGGGCACGGCCCACTGAGCACCGAGCGCGCCGGCTGGTTCTCCCCGGAGATCTCCGGAGATCTGGTGTACGTCGAACCGCACCCCCGCCGGGTACGGGCGGTCCGCGCTGATCGCGTCGTGCTCGACACCGAACGCGTCCTGCTGGTGCACCGCCGCGGTCAACCGCTCAGCTACGCCTTCCCGGCCGGCGCTGTCGGCGCCCTGCCGCACAGCGAGGTGCCGGAGGCGCCGGGGTTCGTCCAGGTCCCGTGGGATGCGGTGGACACCTGGTTCGAGGAGGGCCGCCGGCTCGTGCACTACCCGCCCAACCCGTATCACCGGGTCGACTGCCGGCCCACCCGGCGCGCACTGCGTGTCGAGGTCGCGGGCGAGGCGTTGGTGGACACCGAGGTCACGGTGATCGTATTCGAGACCGCCCTGCAGCCCCGCCTGTACGTCGCCCCGGAATTCGTCCGCACCGATCTGCTGCAGCCGTCGACGACGTCGACCTATTGCAACTACAAGGGTTACGCGCGGTACTGGTCCGCCGTCGTCGGCGACACCGTTATCGAGGACGTGGCCTGGAGTTATCCCGAACCCTTGCCCGAAAGTCTGCCTATCGCAGGGTTTTTCAGCTTCGACATGACCCGTGCCGGCGGCTTCGCGGCGCTGCCGGCGCCCGTTGACCACGCGGCGCTATAG